The Dioscorea cayenensis subsp. rotundata cultivar TDr96_F1 chromosome 7, TDr96_F1_v2_PseudoChromosome.rev07_lg8_w22 25.fasta, whole genome shotgun sequence genome includes a region encoding these proteins:
- the LOC120265358 gene encoding uncharacterized protein LOC120265358, translating to MASGGKPPFPSPSHPLQPSQSWAQIASSSLRAYVPSPLHNPQLLEKLKNSSSSFVKLDGVSLSRAHEKFQNALFGKLFGKSPPFDRDLPNGFLLIRCASHEISLRLLSDGPWTLNGLTLQSTLRGVRFFELLLSRPQQWSGFNFITRRLSFWDGESLDTIVAHLGNLVKVDDLTLSLSRSKFARVCVEIDLSKPLCRGFWVGDDSHRVFVVVLYERLPTFCYSCGVIGHGSNSCSHQAVAGLDRAPPPPRVPRGPAVSSLRTEVTANEGMEMDSTPSDNP from the exons atggcaagcgggggaaAACCCCCTTTCCCTTCTCCTTCCCACCCTCTGCAACCTTCTCAATCCTGGGCTCAGATCGCCTCTTCATCCCTGCGTGCTTATGTTCCTTCCCCGCTTCATAATCCACAACTTCTTGAGAAATTGAAGAACTCCTCCTCATCTTTTGTTAAGCTTGATGGAGTATCCCTGTCTCGGGCTCATGAGAAATTCCAGAATGCTCTGTTTGGGAAGCTCTTTGGCAAGTCGCCTCCTTTTGATCGAG ATCTACCTAATGGGTTTTTGCTCATTCGGTGTGCATCCCATGAGATTTCATTACGCCTGCTTTCCGATGGCCCTTGGACGTTAAATGGTTTAACTCTTCAATCGACGCTGCGTGGCGTACGTTTCTTCGAACTGCTGCTAAGTCGTCCACAACAGTGGTCCGGATTCAACTTCATAACCCGCCGATTGAGCTTTTGGGATGGTGAGTCGCTCGACACTATTGTTGCTCATCTCGGTAACCTGGTTAAAGTTGATGATCTTACATTGTCCCTCTCAAGATCTAAGTTCGCTCGGGTTTGTGTTGAGATTGACCTCTCCAAACCTCTTTGCCGGGGTTTTTGGGTCGGGGACGATTCACATCGTGTTTTCGTTGTTGTTCTGTATGAGAGGCTCCCTACGTTCTGCTACTCCTGCGGTGTCATCGGACACGGATCTAACTCTTGCTCTCACCAAGCAGTTGCCGGTCTTGATCGAGCTCCTCCACCCCCTCGAGTTCCTCGAGGGCCGGCGGTCAGCTCGCTTCGAACCGAGGTAACTGCTAACGAGGGTATGGAGATGGATTCCACTCCGTCTGATAACCCATGA